The Kocuria turfanensis genome contains the following window.
GGCAGGGTAGAAAGCCCGATGTCGGGGAAGCCGAGCTCGTTGGCGAGCACGGCCCCGGAGATGTAGACGCCGTCGAAGCCCTGCTCGGCGATCAGCTTCGTGGACAGCGGGGTGTAGGCGCCCGGGAACCGGGCGATGCGCGGGCCGGTGAGCATCTGCCGCAGGGTGACTCGCTTGGCCTCGGGGGTGGTGGTGGAGAACAGCATGCTCAGAAGATTCCCTTCGTGCCGGTGCGCAGGTCCACGTCGGCGGTGACGTTGAGGGCGTCGAGCTCCCCGGGACCGAGGTCGCGCAGGTTCTCGGCCGCACTGATGAAACGCTCCAGCTCCGCGTCGGCCACGACGCCCTCGGCGAGGGTGCGCAGCTTGGTGACGTACTGGGCGCGGGCGAACGGGCGGGCGCCCAGCGGGTGGGCGTCGGCCACCGCGATCTCCTCGACCACGGTGGACCCGTCCGTGAGGGTGATCTCGGCCCGCCCGCCGAAGGCCTTCTCGGCCGGGTCCAGGGAGTGGTAGCGGCGGGTCCACTCCGCGTCCTCGGCGGTGGTGACCTTCCGCCACAGCTCGACGGTGTCGGGTCGGCCCGCCCGGGCGGGGGCGTAGGAGTCCACGTGGTGCCACGCCCCGTCCTGCAGCGCCACGGTGAAGATGTAGGGGATCGAGTGGTCGAGGGTCTCCCGCGTGGCGGCCGGGTCGTACTTCTGCGGGTCGTTGGCCCCGGAGCCGATCACGTAGTGGGTGTGGTGGGAGGTGTGCAGCACCACCGAGGCGATCCGCGCCGGATCGGCCAGCTCGGGCCGCTCCCGGTGCAGCTTGCGGGCCAGGTCGATCCAGGCCTGCGCCTGGTACTCCGCCGAGTGCTCCTTGGTGTAGGTGTCCAGGATCGCGGCCTTGGCCTCGCCCGGGGCCGGCAGCGGGACCTCGTAGGAGGCGCCGGGGCCGTCCAGCAGCCAGGCGATCACCCCGTCCTCGCCCTCGTAGATCGGGGTGGGGGAGGTCTGCCCGCGCATCGCGCGGTCCACGGCCTCCACGGCCATCTTCCCGGCGAAGGCCGGGGCGTGGGCCTTCCAGGTGGAGATCTCGCCCTTGCGGGACTGGCGGGTAGCGGTGGTGGTGTGCAGGCCCTGGCCGATGGCGTGGAAGATCGTCTCCACGTCAAGACCCAGCAGAGTGCCGATCCCCGCGGCCGCCGACGGACCCAGGTGGGCGACGTGGTCGATCTTGTGCTGATGCAGGCAGATGGCCTTCACCAGGTCGACCTGCAGCTCGTAGCCGGTGGCGATCCCGCGCACCAGGTCGGCCCCGGTGGCGCCCACGTGCTGGGCCACCGCCAGGATCGGCGGGATGTTGTCCCCGGGGTGGGAGTACTCCGCGGCCAGGAAGGTGTCGTGGTAGTCCAGCTCGCGCACCGCCACCCCGTTGGCCCAGGCCGCCCACTCCGGGGAGACCTTGGTGGCCGCGGCGTCCGCCCCGTACAGGGCGGACCCGGACCCGCCCGGCGTCGGGGCGTGGGCGAGCGCCTGGTCACGGGCCGAGACGATCGGGTCCCGGTTCAGGGAGGCGATCGCCACCGAGGCGTTGTCGAGAACGCGGTTGATCACCATCTCGGTCACCTCCTCGCTCACCGCGACCG
Protein-coding sequences here:
- a CDS encoding MmgE/PrpD family protein; the encoded protein is MTVLHSVRVHPSADNLPRQEQLAWKMAEVAADPVAVSEEVTEMVINRVLDNASVAIASLNRDPIVSARDQALAHAPTPGGSGSALYGADAAATKVSPEWAAWANGVAVRELDYHDTFLAAEYSHPGDNIPPILAVAQHVGATGADLVRGIATGYELQVDLVKAICLHQHKIDHVAHLGPSAAAGIGTLLGLDVETIFHAIGQGLHTTTATRQSRKGEISTWKAHAPAFAGKMAVEAVDRAMRGQTSPTPIYEGEDGVIAWLLDGPGASYEVPLPAPGEAKAAILDTYTKEHSAEYQAQAWIDLARKLHRERPELADPARIASVVLHTSHHTHYVIGSGANDPQKYDPAATRETLDHSIPYIFTVALQDGAWHHVDSYAPARAGRPDTVELWRKVTTAEDAEWTRRYHSLDPAEKAFGGRAEITLTDGSTVVEEIAVADAHPLGARPFARAQYVTKLRTLAEGVVADAELERFISAAENLRDLGPGELDALNVTADVDLRTGTKGIF